The genomic stretch GCTCCAACATATCAGGAGGCATATCAGTGAGTACAGGTTAGTAGCAGACGATATTACTCTTAGCTGTCATGAGAGCATGACTAAGGTAGTTGACAGTGAAAAGAGTATTGTGGTGTCGCCGAAAGATCTCTTGATATCTTCAAAGTTAAATGCAGAACAAAAACATGCTTATGATTTGATATTGCAGACTGTTTTTTAGTCCAAAAGGCAGAACTTTTTCATTGATGGCCCGGGAGGGacgaaaaaaatatttttatatcgCTCTCTTCTTGCAACACTTAGATCACAGGGATACATTGCAATAGCTGTAGCAACTTTAGGGGTTGCAGCATCGATTCTTCCTAGAGGAAGAACTGCTCACTCCAGATTTAAGATTCCATTGGACTTTTCCAGGAATAAAACCTGTCAGTTGAGCAAGCAAAGCAGCATGGCTCATTTAATCATTCAATGCAAGTTGTTCTTGTGGGATGAAGCGTCAATGGCAAAAAAGAAGACTATTGAAGCATTTGATGAATTACTAAAAAATCTAATGGAGACTGCCGATCCTTTTGGAGGCAAGGTTGTAGTTTTTGGGGGTGATTTTCGCCAAACTCTTCCTGTCATTTAAGGAGCTACTAAGGACCAGTTAATTCAGGCTAGCCTCCTGCATTCTTCATTATGGTCTAAGATGCACAAAATAAAGTTAACACAAAACATGAGGGCTGTCTTAGATCCTGCATTTTCACAATTCTTGCTCGCAGTTGGGGAAGGTTCAAAACCTGTTGATGCAGATAACCAGATTTGCTTGCCAAGTCATATGGTTATACCATTCCACAACATGAAAGAGTCTTTTGACAGGTCCTCTATACTTCCTGTATTTCGCGCATACTCCTGACCTTTTTTCGTAAGTATTACTACATATTCTTGGACAAACTGTTAACAGAAACTTTTATGACCAGGTTGGTAGCTTACacatttccagatttgaacctctattCATCTGATCCTTATGAAATGATCAGTACATGTATTTTAACCCCAAAAAACACCTCTGTGGAAGACATCAATGATGTGATGATTCAGAGATTTCTTGGACAACTTTTTACTTATACAAGCTCTGTCCAAACTGTTGATCAGAGATTTCAGGCAGATTATGAGGATTTTTTAAATTCTCAAAATCCAAAGGGTCTTCCTCCACACAAACTCATGCTGAAAGAAAGCTGTCCCTTAATCTTGCTCAGGAATCTAAATCCAGCTGAAGGATTGTGCAATGGCACGAGACTTATTTGTCGACAGCTAAAACAGCACACTATCTGTGCTGAGATTGCTTTTGGTCAGTATAAAGAGAAACAGATTTTCATTCCCAGAATTCCATTGCAGACACCTGATAATGAAAAAAATGGCATTCCATTCATCAGAACACAATTTCCAGTTTGCCTTTGTTTTGCAATGACAATTAACAAGGCTCAAGGCCAAACTCTTGACTATGTTGGTGTATATCTAAAGGAACCCGTATTTTCTCATGGCCAATTATACATTGCACTCTCTAGAGCAAAAACTGCTGATGTCGTTAAAGTTCTCATACTTCCAGGGAATTTTGCTGAAGTAAACTGACTGTAAAACAAGGAATATTGTGTTTGATGAAATATTGCAATTGTCTAATTGATCATTTGCACTCTTCAGAGGTATCTTGACATTTAATTGTTGTTATATGTTGGTTTCAGAACTTATAATTTCCTCTTGCCTTCGAAGCAGCAATTCCTTGCTTATTTATTCTTATTATTGCTACTGATTATAGGATGGCCACTGTATTATCTATCGCTGATGTTGAGGTCGGGATGGAGAAGTGGACAGCGAAGGTTACTGCCCAGGAGAAACAGCAGGTTACCTCATCGATTAGCACACCAACTAGGAACCAAAAATTTATCTTTATTGATTTTGAGGTATTTATTGCAATTTACCTTTTATACTCGTAATGCTATCTGCTAAACTTAGTAGTATACATACTGCTCATTTGTCCACCAATATGATGATTATTTTTCAGGGATCAAAGGTTGAAGGAATCATCTTTAATTCTGACATTGCTATAATGAGCCCCAGAATAGAGGTTTACAAAAAATACCTCATCTCCAATGCTCAGGTGAAAAGGATCCTAGATAACTTTAGAACCACTGAGCTGACAAAGCAATGGATAATCACCAGTCGCACTATTATTGAAGAGATTGTAGACGATGAGGATGTTATAGCTGCAAAGTTTACGTATACCAAATTTAGGGACTTGGCACAGTACATGGATCGAAAGGACATTTCTGTTGGTGGGTATCTTTCTTTGCAATCATAACTGATCTATCTTAGTTATTATTTGCTGTTAGGCTTACTTTTACAGTTCCTCTCACTAGATATTATGGGAATTGTTATTGTTGCGTTGGATGAAAGGAATGTCACAATTAATTCAAAAGAAGCACGAGTCCAGAAGCTTGTCATTGTTAATGAAGAGTAAGAAGGCTTAATCTTTGTATACACTCACTATCTGCTTTTACGGATTAAGGcatttttcaacaaaaacatAAACACTTGATCTGTTTCAAATATTTCAGATTGCAGACACTTATGCTGTCTATGTGGAATGCTTTTATTGATAATGAAGGCTCCAAGATTATCTCGGACATTCAGAACTATCCTGTTCTTATTGGAAGAAGGCTAAATGTTCAAAATTACAATGGTCGGTATAACAGTTGGCACTTACATGTTCTGAATGTATAACCTTTTTCTATCTGTGCatttttccaaatcacatattggttctccttttcttttttataggCGTAGCTCTTTCTACTTGGTTTGATTCAGCAGTCCTTGTGAATCCACCTATTCAGGAAGCAATGGAGCTCAAGAACTGGTTTTGCTCTTAGAATTTTCAGTATTTGCTGCTTATAGAGTTTATAATTCATCTGTTTGTTTGACAGTCAGAAAGACTTAAGAGCTGGTTTCACTCTTATAATTTTCGATCTCAGGTGCATACAAAGAAATGATATGTTCCCTATTTGCCTGACCGTTTTAGTATCCTATATACAGGGCAAGTAGAAATGCCAAATGCCTTGCAGACATTGTCGAAAAGCGAACTTACAATCGATACAATCCTGATATCTCCTGCCAAGCAGATCAAAAAACTACTGATATATCAAAGATCAGCTCAAAACACAAGGTACTGTCCTGATTGCAGCCTCATCAGTAGCTTTCAGCCTACAAATATTTTGACTACTTCATGTACTGACTATATTTTTAGAATGTGTGGGTCAAAGCATCGTTTTCATTTGAAAAcatcttccaaaaattttggtACATCGGGTGCGAAAAATGCTTCGGCTCCACGTCTGCGGATTATGGTGCTCAGTTCATGTGTAATACTTGTAAACAAAAGCACAAGGCTGAACCAAGGTATAATGATCGTTAATTTATTTGTTACTTGTCATTGCTGCTGCTATTGCTCATTATATAATCATTTTTTTCCCTCTGCTGTGCCTTATATAAAGCTTGCATACTTAATAGGTGTAAATTTGATGTTGACCTCTCTGATGACACTGGAATAGTCACAGCCACACTATTTGGTGATTTAGCTGAAAAACTGCTAACGTTCACAGCAAAAGAAGCAATGGAGCATTATTTTCAGGTTTGCTCTTACCATGCCGCATCagtacatatgtatatatatgtctttatatatatattattttattttgtaaattgcaGAATACAGCCTTACCGCTTGAAATTTTGCATGAGGacataaaatcaaaaaaattccTTGCCTGCATAAGACCTGTACAAGTTCCCTTGGCTGATGCAAAACAACGCTTCACAATGGTATACTATAAAGAAGTTTCTCATGACCAAGTTTCTATTATAGACTCCAGTGAACAGACCTTGATTTCTCCTTCAGCAGGTTATAACCTATGCTTGGTCATCTTTGCCTAACATGTGAATGAATTACTCTACAAATAAGAAGTGTATTACATTTCATCTGTACTATGTACATATTTGTTTTTCTATGCAAGAGACACCTCACTGAGTCAGGTATGGTTACTGCTTTTCAGCAGGCGAAACGTCTTCTTCCAAAGCTAAAGTTTGTCTCCTTCAAAAACTTGACGCGTCTGCTGAAAATATGCAATTAAGCTCTGAAGCTCTTCAGAGCAGCCCCAGGAAAAAGCCCAGACAAGCTTAGAGTAGTTCCTTTTCCAAACAAGGCATATTGTTTTTGCTGGActctgtgagaaccctgaaaatatatatataaatattagtgcatatttcatttgcatttataATTCTTTAATAGATTTTAGCATTAAATCTAATTGTTTTAAAATAAGTGTgtagaaataaattttatgtgcaaaataaaagaattgtgctaaactattaaatttCCTAGTTTAGTTACATTAAATTTATATTTCGaaggtaaattatttcattgatttaacaattaatttctttgaatcCCGATAGCtagttttaatcgttaataatgttaagtgttAATAGGAACCTTAGCAATAAGATGAATTTGGTAAATTCTAGATAAAATCGATACAAGTATACTAAGTTCGCCTAGagcgtaaaaaaaaaaaaccttgaaattttaaatatacatatatgtagGTGTTGTAGGTACATTTTAGATCATTAATAATCGTTGTTATTATCTGGTCTTAAATAAgtgtgcaaaaataatttgtttagattacaaataattcaattgTGCAAGATATtagattatttgaatttttgccaagtAAAGGTAATTTTTCTTGATGTTGAGTGTGccattgtttttattttaattctttggttccaataattaattttaagtattaatAACGATAGGTGTTAAGGCGAAATTAGAATCAAGGCGAGTCGTTTTAAGTCAAAGCtcttaataattatttttaggaCGTTGTATTTCGATAATTAAAGTTTTGCGTGACTAGTGTATAATTAGGCAATTAAATCACACTTGAggataatttttggaattaagttagaaCTAAGGTTTTGAGTGGAGATTAGGAAGAGACGTGAAAGGACTAAAATGCCCTCCATACAATCTCAAAACAACCATgcaattccaaaaccaaattgCCGGACAACCTCATGCTCCACCTCTCCATTCGGCCAATGCACAACTTTCCCTAACTCAACACTCATCCGAGCTGCATTGGCCAGCTTTCAACTCACAAACATCTTTATTTCTGCCGGTTTCAATTACACTTCACATTCCAGCACCTTCCAGCTCTAAGCCGACTCACATCCACTAATGCACACTACTATATCACTCCCAACTCACTACAACAGTTACCACAGCACTTCTGTTTCCCTTGTCTGCCACAATCCGAGAGTGAGAAAGAGTGAGAGTCGAACTCTTTGCTTCGTTCTTTTCTGTTCGTGAgctgagaaaaaaaaagagtgagaccTGCTGTGTTGTATCtattccatccgtgagctggtgagGAGATTGAGTGCCAAACTTCTTCCATCTTAGATTGCAAGCTTGAGCAGGAGAGAGAGGGAGCTAGCGGGCTGAAATTTCTGGGCTGCCGTGAGGAGGAAAACATTTCTGCTGCTGGCCGAGTGTGCTAAGCTTCAAACCGAGGTAATTTCTAGATTTAGATGGGTTGTTTATGGGTTAATGAAGTTGAtcataagcatgcatgtggggtTGTGCGGTTGGATGACAAAATCAAGTCACAAGAAAattgatttggaaaaaaaatttgaggtTGCCGAGTGGTTGAGctggaatttcagctttagtttGTTATTTTGTGATGATCTGAGTTTAATTGTGGGTTTAGTTAGTTAAAAAAACGGGATGATTAAGTTATGCATGTGGTTAATTAGCTATGTATAAGCCAGAAAACTGAAGGAAAATAAATTCTGGTCACCTATATGTCAACCGAGAGAGTTTGGACCAGATCTGGTTAGGTGGTTTCTTTTGTATTACATCCGAACTTGATTTTTGGATCAAATCTGATAGGTAGCTGTTTATTGGATCATGCATGTAGCTAATTATGGGTTGCATGTTGGTTTTAAGTTGTGGTTAATAATCTTGGTTGAAGGGagttttgataaaaaaaaaaaaaaaaagaaaacagatttGCGGCTAGCTtggctgctggaaattttctttagtAGTCGAGGGACTTCATGTTTGTTTGAGACCGTGATTGCTGTTAAATAGAAAATTACGTTATGAAATGCTTGTAGTTTGATAGCTTTAAGTATTAAGTGACATTTAGTTGAAGGAAACTTGGGTAAAGGATGGAATTTTGGGTTGAGATCGTATGAGGGGACACGCTGGAATTTTCGTTTCCAATTTCAACCGAGGGAAAGAATTTTTATCTAGCCCTTCCTTCAAAACCTTGGCTGTAAATCTTATACTATTGTACAAGATGCTTCTTAGCGTGAGAATTTCACTTTGCATGTTGagctgaaaaggaaaaaaaaaaaagaggaattatGGAGGAAGTTTCAAATTCGAGCTATCAATTGCTGGAAAGTTTTATCCTAGCTGATGACAGATTTGTGGGGAATTTATTGGTGGTATAACTTGCTGAAATCATTGATCATTTAACTCGTTCCATGTTGGACAAATGCATGTTAAGTGCCTAATGATTAAAGCAAGCTAAGGATGGAACTCTTGTTGAAACTTTTGGTATATCTTTGCTGGAAATTTGTATATAGTTGCGAGTCATGCTAGTTCAAGATTTTAGTAAGTTATTTTCTGGATTGTGTATTGTTTGCTTCAGTTTAAGTTGAGCAGATTATAAACTATATGTATAGTGATTCTAGCAAGTAAAAGTGGAAGGTTTAATGGATATTTTGAATTCTTAGAATCATTTGGAACTCAAGTTGGCTGTAGTTTTATTCTTGTTTTGAATGTACTTGGAAGGTCCATGGGTTATGATTTGGGATTGCTTTAGTACCTTGGAtttcctttgttgaattttaattGTACTGGAtttgttgagacctagggctaatgattgatgaagccctagtgaaattgatattTGGTTCGTAATGTTTCAATCTTGGTGACTTGGGAATCCATTGTGCAAATGAGCTAGAATTGTAAAGACCGTTTTggttttcttgaacttgaatactttcaaaatcaaattccGTGGGAATACTCAGCTTTAATATCAAGTGATAGAATTTGAGGTTAGTATGTATTATTAAAAAGTTAGATATtgggacttttaaaaccttaccgactagttaattcttttattttgcttaaGCTAGTTTCATTACCTTTAGGGAGTAATTGTATTTAACTTTTAAACTTAAGTTCCATAAAACTATTCTTGACTAGTTGTTTTAaaggaaatttgaaaaaaaaaatattagatttgaataatttcaaataaaaggcatagAAAACTTATTCAGCAAGAAAACCCGTTTGAACCAATCTGGTTCTAGTTTGCCTCTAGAGGGGAAATACTTTTAAAGAAACTACACGAAACACTCTATTCcttttctagctttgatttttagaaatttattgACTTGTTTCGAAAAAAATTAGATTAGTTTATATAAGATAACCTTTTATATATAAAACAAGGGTTtgtttagtaaaacttatagtttttaaaacttggatttCTAGGGTTTAACGAGGACGCGGACTTTGATTCCCAACTTGACTTgtgagcttcacttttggtgagtgtccctgcctgttctatgcTTACCTGATTAATGCGCTTTCTCGGCTTGATACGTGATATTTGGAAATAtggttttgatccatcgaagtgagctacgtgtactttaccacattagccgttcgagtggtgacttgcttgaaatgttttcgtgAAATATCCTGCTTGCACTTGCTAAGCAttgagtaggggaatgtaccacacctgagggtgggagggcctcttatcctatctcaatTGCTAAAACCTTGGAATACTTGCTAAGCactgagtaggggaatgtaccacacctgagggtgggagggcctcttatcctatctcatgtgctaagtactgagtaggggaatgtaccacacctgagggtgggagggtctcttatcctatctcaagtactaaatcactaggcaggggaatgtaccacaccttaaaggtgggagggcctcttatcctgacctaGTAACCACGTGTTGGACAtaacgtcgctgggtgaatccctcgaccaattcCTGAGGGTATACTCACGTATACTGCTCCCAATTTTCTAAGGGTATATCTCGAATATACTGCTTCCTTAGTCGGTGctcgggcccgggacagggatACGTACGGTGACGGGTTGGGAGTAAAAATGAgaggatctacatggactataagtagtgagagttgacggagggtcagcTACGATAACTTTTGATCAAGCGAGgcaaatggctcctgagagcccctgtatcctaccttgtgctgttaccTGCTTTTCTTAAGTGTGAAATTTAAATACTCGTTACTTGccttatgtgattgcatgttttggggcaccactgagctttagctcaccccatgtttatttgttttccttacaggatgggaagtttgaaagtatttgagcagcttatatttcctatggttgtacttgaacaacttgaatttaattttcggTTTGTAATGACTTCTGAGCTAAGTATTGTACCtttcattttggattgccacttgaagctggaaaagtgtaatcccTAATTCTAATATTCGGTATGTATGTTGTATTGGTATAGTATGTCCTTAACCCTTGCGAGCGACGCGCAAAGtgtttaagagccgtcgattggctaagttatatgctgttatttttgaaattaatgTGGTGATAGAAATCGATTTATTTCGGAAGAATCATTtttgtaatagcttaggttaatcgtcggaaggttttgggttagaatgcttgcgtgagtcctggcgagagctgggcagacggcctgccaaccctttggttcgccttagggggaagtggggtcgttaAAGACTCTCTGTTATCTGTCATTTTTTAGCACATTTTTTGAGCACTGTCATGCTGCTAATGTGCCTATGAAATGCTACGAAATATCCATGCGGCTGAAGTATGTATCTATGCACACTGTTAAGCATTGCCTACTAATCTAAATGCCTTTTGCAACTTAGTTTCAAAGTAGCATATTCTGCGTGCCTTCATGCTGTTTGAAACTAACATTTATTGCCAACAGCAACACTTTTTCCcattcaatatttttatcaaAGCTTTCACTTTCCAGTCCATTTCTTCTGAAATAATGTGCCATGAAATAATGTGAAATGATGTACCATGAATTAACTGTTGCCTCCAAACATCAAACCGCATTGACCCTTTCCAAGATTGCCTTTCTGCATTCATTAATGATCTTACAGCTATTAGTTCAACCACTTTAAATGAATTCACTGGTTACCAGATACTTTTACAAACTAGTTATTGCTGCCTTTTCTTGTTATGGAACCTGTATATATATGACAAGAACAACCTACTAAAATCTACAGCCTCAGAAGGCCATTATagttataataataataacaaacaAACATGGAGTTCTCTGAAAGCGTTGGATCCTCCAGTCTTCCACCAGATATTACCGGCAGGACGGAATGCTGCTTCTTCTTTAGGAGTAGCAGTTCTAAGCAGGTAATTTTGCTTCTATATAGTTTTGCTTCCTCGTGCCATATGATTTCTTTGGTTATAACCaaagattttcaaaataattACATCTTCCCTGCTCAATTTCTGCTGCTTCTAAGAAACCACCAACAACGTACCATAACTATTCGAGAAGGCTATAGAACATGGACTATCAGCATTTTAGAAAGTTGGTTTGGAGAAGGCTGGCAAGACTTCTGCGAGAATAATATCATCCGAGAAGATGACACAATGTTCCTTCGACATTCTGGAAACTTGATGTTCGACGTGCTCCATTACTCAGCAACAAAAACGCATGACTACTTACCTTGTACTCATCCACTACCTAGTCTGTTAGATACTCCAGAGCATGTTATCCTAAAAAGTTAGTTTTTCTCATGCTTAAACACTTCCAGATTTTTAGCATCGTTCTTGTTTTATTTGTCAGCTTTGTACACTTACCTTTTTTTATTATACACAGAACAAAGAATGCAGTGTCAGAAAATAGCATCGGCAATGAAACCAGATTTCGTTCAAGACCTCGCTAATGGTCTATCATTCTGTGAGATCTTCACTGAGCAAAACCAACATCATTTTGTGAGCTTCAGTTATCTCCTGTTCTATTTTTTCATTCACTGCTTTCTTTCCCACTGATAATTTTTCCTTTCCTTGAGCAACAGAAAGTGCCCAAATTTGTATCCTTCTTCATACATGGTGACAAAGCTCCTCTGATCACCCTAAGAACTGGAAACAAGACAATCACTCTTGGAATGCGTCAAAGACAGTTTACAACAAATTGGAACACTTTTTGTTTTGAGCATCAGCTACAATTTGGCGACGCTTTAGTATTTATCCCTGAAACAGAGTTCTGCTATACTGTCCTAATCTTCGACAAGCGTGGAGTCGAAAAGCTATTCCCTTGGTACAACAAGTTCTGCATCTTCTCTGATGCACCAACCAGTAGAACTTAGCCAGCTTCTTTTACATTTGTTCTAGGAGAAACGTTGTCCTTCTTATATGTTCACTAAGCATATGAATGCCAGCTTTTATTGTCCTTTTTTTCCCATACCAAATTTCCCTTAGCAATTTATCTAAAACGTGCCGCacatttatttcaaccatttggGAAATTTCACCCAAATTAATTCTCTTTAATTCTATTAGTTACAGGAAATTATTTTGCATGCAGACAGTTATCTGTCCACTTTAATTCCctacaattttttaaaaatctgcTACCCTGAGGGTGGAACAAAAAATTACGTTTATTACATTCTACCTTAATTATCCACTTTTTAATTAATGCCAAGTTCTCCATATCATTAATTTATACATGGTAAAAAAAACATTTCTACTAACTTTTGCCTTCTTGATTCAAACGGCGGTATCGTTTGAATTAATGGCTTGTGTATCCTTTTTTTCATCTTTATAATTATCTCCCCTAATTTTTACACAACATACTGCAATTACAAATTATACTACTTTATTAAATTCATATTCTGTAATGCTCCTGGTGGGCATTACATTAATTCTTCACCGTGCTTAAGCACTGTATATTTCTGCTAGTATATTCTGTATGACAATTGATTGTTGTTGCCTCCACGTCGCCAAGGAGCTTAAGCCATAAGTTGGCAATCAGCAGGAATATTAGTCCTTAACCAATAAGCACCTTAAGGATTAAGCATCATAAAATATCAGGTTTCCAGGCAATGGACAACTCTTGTCTGGAATGCTTGTTTTGACTTGTCTTGCCATGAATATTCCAATCGGCGACCAATGCAGATAAACAAGGAATTAGATAAGCAGCAACAAAAGTAAATTGCGTTGCGCTTCCTTCCTCGTGTATTCTTTTTAGTGAGCAAGACATCAATGACCACCCACCTAGAGAAGCAAAAAATTAATCCGGTGCCCAAAAAGAAAGCACAGAAGCAACAGTGATTATCTTATAAAAGAATCCCTACAAATCTTAACCTAAATCCACCAAGGATTCATCATTCATTGGACAACCCCCCAGTCTCACCGATGGATAATCCTACCAGGTGATTCAGATATAGCATTTCAGCAATTCTGGGGTCTATTGAGCACAAATCATGTCACCTGCACGCTGAATGGTGACACCTTATTGATGACTGAAGTTATGGTCATCTAGGGCTGGACTCTGGATGTACAACTACTGAAGCATTTATTGTGTCGTAGATGTGCAGCAGGTGCCCTTACTCCACGTCCCACATTGAAGTTTTCTGACAAACAGATGTTTGGGATAGAGTGGCCTCCAATGACTGGTTGAAAGCACTGATGGATGGTATGGTCCTGATAGGGTCTCAGAGGAATCGGTCATTGCTAGTTTCCGCGAAGATGGGGAATATGCAGCGTTGGTCCCAGTTCGCGAGATAACTGAAGAATGGGCAATAACCAGCATTGCAGAAGTTTGAGATGGTGGCGTGGGCACTGGCAAGTTGGATGAAGATATTTCAGCTCTCAGGGTAGCATGAGCAGTAGTTTGCAGTCCTACCAAGTTGGAAGTCTTAGTCTCTGTTGAATTTTGTTCAGGAATTGCAGTATTCCTTGCAGCAGCTTGTTGAACAGCCAACAAGTTGCTTACCAATGGTGTTGATGGGTTCCCAGGTGGCCAAGGCCCCGATATGCTCCTGCAGCTAGGCTCTCTAAAAGCAAGAGTGATAGATGCTACTCATGAAAGTTGCTAAAGTCACTGCTATCAACAGAGTCCAGCATCAGAAGCTGCTAATTGTTTAAGCGCAGAAATACTTTACCATCATAACTGGTACAGATCATAAAGCCGTCCGCAATATTTGACCAAATACCATTTAGAGAAAATAAGATATTCCCAAGAAGAACACAGGAATAAATACAAGTTGCTAGGATGTAATTTCATATTTCACTAAATCTAATAGTGAAAAGATCAAATAAAACACAAGAGTGAGTTCTCTTCCAACAAAGAACACAAGGAACTCTTAAACAACTTTTCTGCTTGGTTCCTTacttcctttcaaaatacccaGAGATTAGTCACCTTAATTTAGTTAGCAATTCTATCTGCTTTCCTGATGGTTATCCTCTTTTTCTCCAGTTGAATGGTAAGGATATGGGCTATAGCATAGCATATACTTGCACTGGATCCTCAAGTCCCAATGTAAATTCACCAATATGCTACAGGGAaaaaaacaactaaaatgcaaatGCCAGTACCTTGGCTAATCAACCAGATTTCAATATCAAAGTACTTAGAACTGTCCTTTTAATTGTAGGCCTTCCCTTGCAGAAAGATCGACCAACAAATACAGACAGGCTACACTCATCATTAAATAAATGCAGAATGGTGCAAACATGCTCAAAAAATAAGGAAGATTCAACTAGCTTGGTAGCGCTCTGGTGAATTTTCTTATCATTCTTACTGAATGCAGAAACACTCAGAAACAAAGTTGCTGAATGATTGGGCTGCTTAATTCATCTCCAAATTCAGGAAAAAAGCATACCAGTACAATGTgtagaaatgaaagggaaaaTCAATGAAGGTATAAATGTTACTTTAAAAAGTTACACAATAGATCTGGACAGACATTCAAATACCCAGACTGTATCTTTATTCTCAGTAATAAGGTGTTTTGTAGATCCTGCCACATCTAAACATTGGTAAACTGTTCTTATGCAGCAATCTGAAGGGCGGAAATGGTCATGGAGGAATTTTACAAGTATCTGGATCAACTACCTTGGCCTAATCCTAATTGATCTAGATAATTGTAGACAAAAAATTCTTGACAAATAAGAAGAGCGGCATAGCCACTTCGAGAGCACTTTTGTAGAGGAATCACATTGAGTGAGCATTTGCTGACTCTTGCTTCACACATAGAAAGTGGTTGAATTGGGGTACAGGAGCACAAACAACAAAGATAACTAAACTCTGGCATCAGTATTATGTTTTAGCAGCACAACTACAACAACCATGTACAAACAAATTTTACACCGAGTAATTTTGCCAGTCTATATATCAAAGGTGCttaaaggaaaagaagaaagctaCCCAAGTGTGGCAGCCCACACCATTTTACGGGCAGACATAGAAGCTTCGAGACCCTGCATCAGTCAAAATTGAG from Coffea eugenioides isolate CCC68of chromosome 8, Ceug_1.0, whole genome shotgun sequence encodes the following:
- the LOC113780288 gene encoding uncharacterized protein LOC113780288, whose protein sequence is MRAVLDPAFSQFLLAVGEGSKPVDADNQICLPSHMVIPFHNMKESFDRLVAYTFPDLNLYSSDPYEMISTCILTPKNTSVEDINDVMIQRFLGQLFTYTSSVQTVDQRFQADYEDFLNSQNPKGLPPHKLMLKESCPLILLRNLNPAEGLCNGTRLICRQLKQHTICAEIAFGQYKEKQIFIPRIPLQTPDNEKNGIPFIRTQFPVCLCFAMTINKAQGQTLDYVGVYLKEPVFSHGQLYIALSRAKTADVVKVLILPGNFAEVN
- the LOC113780289 gene encoding replication protein A 70 kDa DNA-binding subunit B-like — encoded protein: MATVLSIADVEVGMEKWTAKVTAQEKQQVTSSISTPTRNQKFIFIDFEGSKVEGIIFNSDIAIMSPRIEVYKKYLISNAQVKRILDNFRTTELTKQWIITSRTIIEEIVDDEDVIAAKFTYTKFRDLAQYMDRKDISVGLLLQFLSLDIMGIVIVALDERNVTINSKEARVQKLVIVNEELQTLMLSMWNAFIDNEGSKIISDIQNYPVLIGRRLNVQNYNGVALSTWFDSAVLVNPPIQEAMELKNCQKDLRAGFTLIIFDLRASRNAKCLADIVEKRTYNRYNPDISCQADQKTTDISKISSKHKNVWVKASFSFENIFQKFWYIGCEKCFGSTSADYGAQFMCNTCKQKHKAEPRCKFDVDLSDDTGIVTATLFGDLAEKLLTFTAKEAMEHYFQNTALPLEILHEDIKSKKFLACIRPVQVPLADAKQRFTMVYYKEVSHDQVSIIDSSEQTLISPSAGETSSSKAKVCLLQKLDASAENMQLSSEALQSSPRKKPRQA